Proteins found in one Diorhabda sublineata isolate icDioSubl1.1 chromosome 9, icDioSubl1.1, whole genome shotgun sequence genomic segment:
- the LOC130449085 gene encoding transferrin isoform X2 — MRQVLKGKADFSVFSPEDLVTANNEGIQILITNELRFSDTPYEYEIVAVVDKHSGIKSRHDLKGKKYCHPGYGIERDWPKVLANFFEASVVTQSCDPKLPLFENRIKATSEFFHSTCKAGPWLNDPLRDMQLKKKYPQLCSLCDNPEKCSTDDKYWGRIGSLYCLTDGAGDVSWSRLDDLQSHFGLGSNTQEPSAEDYLLLCPDDTLKPLNTSNPCVWVVKPWPVVATRRTVADDIQRIVSSLKHTDRKSWKYNLLMLLESSYVTLHKLPEINAIESYLDHATGFLSANSFSGCHPPRTITVCTTSVIEAAKCSWIRESATVYGIEPDLECIKADNKTHCMMAVDKHLADVVVVPSDQVHLAQKKYNLSTLFYETVSNDKKYLTVAVVKPDSGIKKFGDLKGKKACFPIYDGVAWNTVKNLMFNKSLISTCPLDEGIANFFGSSCVPGTDNEILKEICEDDFEGEFGALHCLISGKGDVAFVSQNSISNFIVVSTGAGSSVSAKDFEILCERKGEPCHLSWSPIGHGMIRSNSTDLWKKDTLDVFLQLDELFGKNYKPLTDPITMFGRFDDVPDLVFHDDTQKLRPVPNEKENDPMPRLYDSHKYVDEKCVPQNGGMVNVSSDLVTILFIAFIGYFSKFLC; from the exons ATGAGACAGGTATTGAAAGGTAAAGctgatttttcagttttcagtcCAGAAGATTTAGTTACCGCGAATAATGAAGGAATCCAAATTCTAATTACGAACGAACTTAGATTTAGTGATA CACCTTACGAATATGAAATAGTAGCAGTTGTCGATAAACATTCTGGAATAAAAAGCAGACATGATCTCAAAGGTAAAAAATACTGTCATCCCGGTTACGGTATTGAAAGGGATTGGCCTAAAGTATTAGCGAAC ttttttgagGCGTCCGTCGTTACTCAATCATGTGATCCGAAATTACCTCTATTCGAAAATCGGATTAAAGCCACGTCTGAATTTTTCCATTCCACGTGCAAAGCCGGGCCGTGGCTCAACGACCCGTTACGCGATATGCAACtca aaaaaaaatatcctcAGTTGTGTTCGTTGTGCGACAACCCCGAAAAATGTTCTACCGATGATAAATATTGGGGGAGGATAGGTTCTTTATATTGTTTAACAGATGGCGCTGGAGATGTGAGTTGGTCTCGTCTCGATGATCTACAATCTCATTTCGGACTGGGTTCGAATACCCAAGAACCATCAGCGgaagattatttattattatgtccCGATGATACGTTGAAGCCTTTGAATACTTCAAATCCATGCGTGTGGGTCGTGAAACCTTGGCCGGTGGTAGCCACAAGAAG GACTGTAGCGGATGATATACAAAGAATAGTGTCATCTCTAAAGCATACGGATAGGAAATCCTGGAAGTATAATTTGTTGATGCTTCTGGAATCATCTTACGTAACATTACATAAGTTACCGGAAATAAATGCTATCGAATCTTATTTAGATCACGCTACAG GCTTTTTGAGCGCGAATAGTTTTTCCGGATGCCATCCGCCGAGAACCATAACCGTTTGTACTACCTCAGTTATAGAAGCAGCTAAATGTTCGTGGATTAGAGAATCGGCAACAGTTTACGGTATAGAGCCGGACCTGGAATGTATCAAAGCTGATAATAAAACCCACTGTATGATGGCCGTCGATAAACATCTAGCGGACGTCGTAGTAGTACCTTCCGATCAAGTACATCTGGCgcaaaa aaaatataatCTATCGACTTTATTCTACGAAACAGTTTcgaacgataaaaaatatttaaccgTAGCTGTGGTTAAACCCGATtcgggaataaaaaaattcggcGATTTAAAAGGGAAGAAAGCCTGTTTCCCAATATACGATGGGGTGGCTTGGAATACggtgaaaaatttgatgttcaATAAAAGTTTGATTAGTACGTGCCCTTTGGACGAGGGGATCGCTAATTTTTTCGGATCTAGTTGCGTCCCCGGTACAGATAACgaaattttaaaggaaatatGCGAAGATGATTTCGAAGGAGAATTCGGAGCTCTCCATTGTTTAATTAGTGGTAAAGGAGACGTCGCTTTCGTATCTCAAAACTCTATTAGTAATTTCATTGTTg tTTCGACAGGTGCTGGTTCTTCTGTATCCGCGAAAGATTTCGAGATATTATGCGAACGCAAAGGCGAACCGTGTCATTTGAGCTGGTCTCCTATCGGTCACGGTATGATCAGATCGAATTCGACGGATTTATGGAAAAAAGACACTTTGGACGTATTTCTTCAATTAGACGAATTGTTCGGAAAAAATTACAAACCTCTAACCGATCCCATAACTATGTTTGGTAGATTCGATGACGTACCTGATTTGGTGTTTCACGATGATACTCAAAAATTGAGGCCGGTACCGAACGAAAAGGAAAACGATCCCATGCCCCGGCTTTACGACAGCCACAAATACGTCGATGAAAAATGTGTCCCTCAAAATGGCGGAATGGTTAATGTGTCTTCTGATTTGgttactattttatttatcgCGTTTATaggatatttttcgaaatttttatgttga
- the LOC130449085 gene encoding transferrin isoform X1, whose protein sequence is MTTKLSYYLVTYCIVFVFVWDLISCTKYKLCIVDGKTFKKSLKYCPELDTDPDSKVECIVALDRTDCMRQVLKGKADFSVFSPEDLVTANNEGIQILITNELRFSDTPYEYEIVAVVDKHSGIKSRHDLKGKKYCHPGYGIERDWPKVLANFFEASVVTQSCDPKLPLFENRIKATSEFFHSTCKAGPWLNDPLRDMQLKKKYPQLCSLCDNPEKCSTDDKYWGRIGSLYCLTDGAGDVSWSRLDDLQSHFGLGSNTQEPSAEDYLLLCPDDTLKPLNTSNPCVWVVKPWPVVATRRTVADDIQRIVSSLKHTDRKSWKYNLLMLLESSYVTLHKLPEINAIESYLDHATGFLSANSFSGCHPPRTITVCTTSVIEAAKCSWIRESATVYGIEPDLECIKADNKTHCMMAVDKHLADVVVVPSDQVHLAQKKYNLSTLFYETVSNDKKYLTVAVVKPDSGIKKFGDLKGKKACFPIYDGVAWNTVKNLMFNKSLISTCPLDEGIANFFGSSCVPGTDNEILKEICEDDFEGEFGALHCLISGKGDVAFVSQNSISNFIVVSTGAGSSVSAKDFEILCERKGEPCHLSWSPIGHGMIRSNSTDLWKKDTLDVFLQLDELFGKNYKPLTDPITMFGRFDDVPDLVFHDDTQKLRPVPNEKENDPMPRLYDSHKYVDEKCVPQNGGMVNVSSDLVTILFIAFIGYFSKFLC, encoded by the exons ATGACTACAAAATTATCGTATTACTTAGTCACGTACTGTATagtgtttgtttttgtttgggATCTGATCAGTTGTACGAAAT ACAAACTATGCATAGTAgatggaaaaacttttaaaaaatcgtTGAAGTATTGCCCCGAGCTCGATACCGATCCAGACAGTAAAGTAGAATGTATTGTAGCATTAGATAG GACTGATTGTATGAGACAGGTATTGAAAGGTAAAGctgatttttcagttttcagtcCAGAAGATTTAGTTACCGCGAATAATGAAGGAATCCAAATTCTAATTACGAACGAACTTAGATTTAGTGATA CACCTTACGAATATGAAATAGTAGCAGTTGTCGATAAACATTCTGGAATAAAAAGCAGACATGATCTCAAAGGTAAAAAATACTGTCATCCCGGTTACGGTATTGAAAGGGATTGGCCTAAAGTATTAGCGAAC ttttttgagGCGTCCGTCGTTACTCAATCATGTGATCCGAAATTACCTCTATTCGAAAATCGGATTAAAGCCACGTCTGAATTTTTCCATTCCACGTGCAAAGCCGGGCCGTGGCTCAACGACCCGTTACGCGATATGCAACtca aaaaaaaatatcctcAGTTGTGTTCGTTGTGCGACAACCCCGAAAAATGTTCTACCGATGATAAATATTGGGGGAGGATAGGTTCTTTATATTGTTTAACAGATGGCGCTGGAGATGTGAGTTGGTCTCGTCTCGATGATCTACAATCTCATTTCGGACTGGGTTCGAATACCCAAGAACCATCAGCGgaagattatttattattatgtccCGATGATACGTTGAAGCCTTTGAATACTTCAAATCCATGCGTGTGGGTCGTGAAACCTTGGCCGGTGGTAGCCACAAGAAG GACTGTAGCGGATGATATACAAAGAATAGTGTCATCTCTAAAGCATACGGATAGGAAATCCTGGAAGTATAATTTGTTGATGCTTCTGGAATCATCTTACGTAACATTACATAAGTTACCGGAAATAAATGCTATCGAATCTTATTTAGATCACGCTACAG GCTTTTTGAGCGCGAATAGTTTTTCCGGATGCCATCCGCCGAGAACCATAACCGTTTGTACTACCTCAGTTATAGAAGCAGCTAAATGTTCGTGGATTAGAGAATCGGCAACAGTTTACGGTATAGAGCCGGACCTGGAATGTATCAAAGCTGATAATAAAACCCACTGTATGATGGCCGTCGATAAACATCTAGCGGACGTCGTAGTAGTACCTTCCGATCAAGTACATCTGGCgcaaaa aaaatataatCTATCGACTTTATTCTACGAAACAGTTTcgaacgataaaaaatatttaaccgTAGCTGTGGTTAAACCCGATtcgggaataaaaaaattcggcGATTTAAAAGGGAAGAAAGCCTGTTTCCCAATATACGATGGGGTGGCTTGGAATACggtgaaaaatttgatgttcaATAAAAGTTTGATTAGTACGTGCCCTTTGGACGAGGGGATCGCTAATTTTTTCGGATCTAGTTGCGTCCCCGGTACAGATAACgaaattttaaaggaaatatGCGAAGATGATTTCGAAGGAGAATTCGGAGCTCTCCATTGTTTAATTAGTGGTAAAGGAGACGTCGCTTTCGTATCTCAAAACTCTATTAGTAATTTCATTGTTg tTTCGACAGGTGCTGGTTCTTCTGTATCCGCGAAAGATTTCGAGATATTATGCGAACGCAAAGGCGAACCGTGTCATTTGAGCTGGTCTCCTATCGGTCACGGTATGATCAGATCGAATTCGACGGATTTATGGAAAAAAGACACTTTGGACGTATTTCTTCAATTAGACGAATTGTTCGGAAAAAATTACAAACCTCTAACCGATCCCATAACTATGTTTGGTAGATTCGATGACGTACCTGATTTGGTGTTTCACGATGATACTCAAAAATTGAGGCCGGTACCGAACGAAAAGGAAAACGATCCCATGCCCCGGCTTTACGACAGCCACAAATACGTCGATGAAAAATGTGTCCCTCAAAATGGCGGAATGGTTAATGTGTCTTCTGATTTGgttactattttatttatcgCGTTTATaggatatttttcgaaatttttatgttga
- the LOC130449087 gene encoding major facilitator superfamily domain-containing protein 6 has protein sequence MIKINRKLLPIKAHYFFFMAAMGPVLPQLPVLGKELGVSSMVIGTITGILPIIFLIAKPVFGLIVDILRNHRKSIFMGLILIMTVCFALLGYVPPQPSLTFDVRNVNGNVLEECTSSDVLDETKCDNQIKRILCSSKCFILPMSFLVNLTDTNPNITESNLCKMSNETVSNDCDLICHQDFENGHNCLYKKFTFWAFVVLMSIGSIGFNVVNSISDAICFDVIGQDFDYGKQRVWGTIGYGCSALIAGYAVDYFSGTSITYTPALFVMIVCSVFDLLACIKLKLPIMEASDNIFKDLKNLMKDKRVVVFLIFAVFSGIVDSFVVYYLFWYLEDLAQMSRTGNIKLLEGVIVAAETLGGEVIFFSISGMILKRFGHVHCFSMCFINYALRLGLISIVPSPWWIVPIEIVFQGPTYALTYTTIVAYANELAPPGASATMQGIAAGMDDGFGYAVGSFMGGLLYKYLGGKCTLQIFSLIALVCSIVHLILHKTILKPVESTKDYEYKSPEEAIATTLENYRI, from the exons ATGATTAAAATAAACCGAAAACTTTTACCCATAAAGGCccattacttttttttcatgGCAG CGATGGGTCCGGTACTTCCTCAATTACCGGTTCTTGGTAAGGAACTGGGCGTTTCTTCCATGGTAATTGGTACTATAACGGGAATATTACCCATAATATTTCTAATCGCCAAACCTGTTTTCGGATTGATCGTAGATATATTGAGAAACCATCGGAAAAGTATATTCATGGGTCTTATTTTAAtcatgacagtttgttttgccCTTTTGGGTTACGTACCTCCGCAACCTAGTTTGACATTCGACGTACGAAACGTCAACGGAAACGTTTTGGAAGAATGTACGTCATCG gACGTACTAGACGAAACAAAATGCGATAATCAAATTAAACGGATATTATGTAGTtcgaaatgttttattttaccgATGTCGTTTCTCGTAAATTTAACTGATACTAATCCGAATATAACTGAATCGAATTTGTGTAAAATGAGTAACGAGACCGTATCAAACGATTGCGATTTAATTTGTCATCAAGATTTCGAAAACGGACACAATTGTTTATACAAAAAGTTCACATTTTGGGCTTTCGTCGTTCTGATGTCGATCGGTTCGATCGGATTCAACGTTGTCAATTCGATAAGCGACGCCATATGCTTTGACGTCATCG GACAAGATTTCGATTATGGTAAACAAAGAGTATGGGGTACGATCGGATACGGATGTTCCGCGTTGATAGCTGGATACGCAGTCGATTATTTTTCTGGAACGTCCATTACCTACACCCCGGCTTTGTTCGTGATGATCGTTTGTTCCGTTTTTGATTTGTTAGCTTGTATTAAACTCAAG CTACCGATAATGGAGGCCTCGGACAACATTTTTAAGgatctgaaaaatttgatgaaggACAAACGAGTCGTTGTGTTTCTTATTTTTGCCGTTTTTTCGGGAATCGTCGATAGTTTcgtagtttattatttattctg GTATTTGGAGGATTTAGCTCAAATGTCTCGAACTggtaatatcaaattattagaGGGAGTTATCGTAGCTGCCGAAACTTTAGGGGgagaagttatttttttctccaTATCGG GAATGATTTTGAAACGGTTCGGGCACGTTCACTGTTTCAGTATGTGTTTTATCAACTACGCCCTTCGTTTAGGTCTAATATCGATCGTACCTTCCCCTTGGTGGATAGTACCGATAGAAATCGTTTTCCAAGGGCCTACTTACGCTCTCACGTACACCACTATCGTGGCGTACGCCAACGAATTAGCTCCACCCGGAGCGTCGGCTACTATGCAAGGAATAGCCGCTGGTATGGACGACGGCTTCG gtTACGCCGTTGGAAGTTTCATGGGAGGATtgctatataaatatttgggtGGGAAATGTACATTACAAATATTTAGTCTGATTGCTTTGGTTTGCAGTATTGTACATTTGATACTGCACAAAACGATATTGAAACCAGTTGAATCGACGAAAGACTACGAGTATAAATCTCCCGAAGAAGCGATCGCGACTACATTGGAAAATTATCGTATCTAA